TCGGCCGAGCCCGGAGCTTCAGCCACTCCCGCCGTTGAGCAAACCGCAGCCGCCTCCCATAAATTCCCCGCCGGCGATGACGTCATCCGACGAAGAGAGCCAGGACACTGCGTTCTACACGCTGCAAGGCTCATCTATCAGCAATGAAGAAGGCTTCTATACTCCCATTTCCCACAACACTAAATCAGAGACTCGTGTAAGGAGAACTTCTCCAAGATCACGCCTTTCCGCTTCATCGCCGGATGTCCGGCCGGCAATCATACCGCCGATTAAGAAACCGCCGGATCCTCCACGGCCGTTGCAGCCGCTTCCACAGGAGCCGCCGGTGCGCAATGACAGACCGGCAATACCTTTCATTTTCGTCCCGAAAACGGCGAAATTCTCATCGCCACCTCCTCCGCCTCCGcctccaccgccgccgccgccaccaaTATCGCTGCCACGGAAATTGGGAGGTTCCCAGACAAATAATCTCCCGCCAATGGCTAGCCATCAAACGGAAAAGCAGGATTCAAGAACTCCCAGTCCCAAAAGCTGCTGTGGGCAGACAGACAGAAGTACAGCCTCGTCGGAAAGATGTGATTCCGATGAAATGGATGGATCAAAACCCAAGCTGAAACCATTGCACTGGGACAAAGTACAAGCACCATCTGATCGAGCCACGGTCTGGGACAAGCTAAAACCAAGCTCCTTCCAGTAAGTAGCCATggtaaaaattttcttttaactcCTGTCTCTTGCATGGAAGCTCAATTGGTTCGTGGACGATAAGTTGTAGGCAAAGACATAAACTTAAGTCTTTTGACAGTTATAATTTGAGAGTTTCATCTTCTCGTGAGTAACTCTTATAAGCACTAGATATTGGTTGTTCtgttaagcatatatataatgtataaacataattttgcaattcaactatctgcttcattttttagttgagatagaacacatatttcaatttggtattagagtTGTCTACGTGTTGCTTAAAGCCCATAAAAAACAATATGCACGCACACGTGAGAGgtcgtgttgagcatataatatacaaacataaatgtgtaaccTAACCATTAGTTTagccttttagttgagacaCGGAGCACATACTTCAATTCTTTTCATTTAGTAAGTCGGGTGTGAGGTTCTTTGGCAAGGATTTCACCTTTGTGAACAAAAAATTTCTTTAGGGTGAACTGATATGACCTAAACTTACCTAACCAAGCTTTGTATCTGCAGAGTGAATGAGGATATGATGGAATCACTGTTTGGATGCAATTCTGCAAATTCAGCTCCCAAAGAAGTGACCAGGAAATCAGCACTGCCTCCAGTTGAGCAGGATCATAGAATACTGGACCCAAAGAAGTCACAAAACATAGCTATACTGTTAAGAGCTCAAAATGTAACAAAAGAAGAGGTTTCTGAAGCACTTCTAGATGGTTTGTATATCTCTCCAaatcccacattgaaaaattagagaaaaacaTATGAGATTActgaattcaatcttttagcGTGGTTTGACAAAAgtccaaatttcaaatttggcCCATTAGATAGCAAGTCCTCCTGTATTTCTTCCACACCATAATTTTCGTACATACTGCACTGGTATCCGCACCCACAACGTGAGACTAATATTGCACTCGGGTTGCAGGAAATCCAGAAGGGTTGGGTCCTGAGCTTCTGGAGACTTTGGTGAAGATGGCTCCAACAAAGGAGGAAGAAATAAAGCTCAGAGCCTACAAAAATGACACCTCAAAGTTAGGATCTGCAGAGAGGTTTCTGAAAGCAGTTCTTGATGTACCATTTGCCTTTAAAAGAGTGGAAGCAATGTTGTACCAAGCTAATTTTGATTCAGAAGTGAACTACTTGAGGAATTCCTTCCAAACCCTTGAGGTAATAACAATAACTATTCTATGAATCTATTCCAATTGACATTTTCAGTGACAGCCATCTATAGTCATTGGCTTCCATTATTGTTTTCATCAGGACGCGAGCAAAGAATTGAAGAACAGCCGATTGTTCCTCAAACTCTTGGAAGCGGTACTAAGGACAGGAAACCGGATGAATGTTGGCACGAGCCGGGGTGATGCCAAGGCATTCAAACTAGAGACTCTCTTGAAATTGGTGGACATAAAAGGAACAGATGGAAAGACAACTTTGCTCCATTTTGTGGTCCAAGAGATCATTAGGTCAGAAGGGACGGGCTCCGGTCCTATCAACGAAAACCCACTGAACAGAACAAATACGAGACTCAAAGAGGACGATCTCAAGAGGAAAGAGCTGCAGGTCGTAGCAGGCTTAAGCCGGGAGCTTGGCAACGTGAAAAAAGCAGCAGGGATGGACTCGGATGTCCTACACAGTTACGTGTCTAGGCTCGAAACAGGACTAGAAAATGTTAGGTTGGTTTTGCAGCTTGAGAAACAAGGCATGGAGGGCAAATTCTTTGACTCAATCAAACTGTTCCTTAAAGAAGCAGAGGAACAAATGTTTAGGATCAAAGGTGAGGAGAAAAAGGCCTTATCCTTGGTGAAAGAAGTGACAGAATATTTCCATGGCAATGCTGCAAATGAGGAACCCCACCCTCTCAGAATCTTCATAATTGTAAGGGATTTCTTATCCATTCTGGATAATGTGTGCAAAGATGTTGGGAGAATGCATGACAGAACAGTGATTGGTTCTGCAAGACCATTTAGAACCCCAACAGCTACATCACTCCCAGTTTTCagcaaatataattttcaacATAATTGAAGCTCGGGCGAGTATTTTGATGAAACCACATGAACATGGATGATTGATGACAGCAATTTCTGCAGGAGCAGGATGGCAAAGTCAAGAATTTTCGGGTAAAATTTCGTGCTATTGAACAAGTTAACAAGTCCCATGCTTTGAATCAGCCTGCACCAGCACGAACACGAAATAACATGTTGGAAATTGTAAAGATTTGGGAGTCCAGAGAGATCAAACATCATAGGAAAACAAGAACAAGATGCAGCATCCTTGGATTCCATCGGGCAACACGAGATAAATGTTGAACATATTTAAACACAGACATGCACAATGAACAAATCCCAGTAAGAgactttgttttctttttctcaatACAATCAGACCTAGGTAGAACAATCTATTTCACTTGTACACATagtagaaacaaaaaaaaatggcacAATACTAGGCATCATAAGACTATAACATTAATTTGTTTTTGCAAGATTAAGAAATTCTTTCTTCTCCTTATATTTACTTATGAACTCATGATAACAGCTAGTTGAGAAAGATATTCATTTTCACTTTTATAATGATCTTAAAACTGTTCAGTGGTTTAAAGAGAGAATGACAAGGGAATAAATTGCATTAAAGAAAGTAAAgcatccatttttttttcctgttttatGGTAATAAAGTAAGCTCATTAAATCTTTAAGATACAGGAAAGAAGGAAATTAAAACCAAGAAATCTACGACTGCCAGATGACTGTTAAAATGCCTCAGCGAGAATGTGTACCTTCACAGTGTGAGTTGAAAttgaagaaacaaaattcatgaTATAATAATGGCCAGAATAACTCCATAAAAGAAGAAATCAAGAGTAGATAA
This portion of the Ipomoea triloba cultivar NCNSP0323 chromosome 5, ASM357664v1 genome encodes:
- the LOC116019300 gene encoding formin-like protein 6, which codes for MNFRGGNNNTMRPHHLRINLFLLVVSSLVVVDSTGAQTSIRRRFLHQPLLPAAPPQGSDFFPPESPALSTPDPPFFPEKPNQSPQQPSASVQPNRSSVSSNPVLPQQSRPVKKVAIAISVGIVTLGMFSALAFYIFKHRRKHPEDTQKLVGGVGSSRRIAEESRMLPPATFLYIGTVEPRAPVSENNWANGSPYRKLNSGKRSDRYRPSPELQPLPPLSKPQPPPINSPPAMTSSDEESQDTAFYTLQGSSISNEEGFYTPISHNTKSETRVRRTSPRSRLSASSPDVRPAIIPPIKKPPDPPRPLQPLPQEPPVRNDRPAIPFIFVPKTAKFSSPPPPPPPPPPPPPPISLPRKLGGSQTNNLPPMASHQTEKQDSRTPSPKSCCGQTDRSTASSERCDSDEMDGSKPKLKPLHWDKVQAPSDRATVWDKLKPSSFQVNEDMMESLFGCNSANSAPKEVTRKSALPPVEQDHRILDPKKSQNIAILLRAQNVTKEEVSEALLDGNPEGLGPELLETLVKMAPTKEEEIKLRAYKNDTSKLGSAERFLKAVLDVPFAFKRVEAMLYQANFDSEVNYLRNSFQTLEDASKELKNSRLFLKLLEAVLRTGNRMNVGTSRGDAKAFKLETLLKLVDIKGTDGKTTLLHFVVQEIIRSEGTGSGPINENPLNRTNTRLKEDDLKRKELQVVAGLSRELGNVKKAAGMDSDVLHSYVSRLETGLENVRLVLQLEKQGMEGKFFDSIKLFLKEAEEQMFRIKGEEKKALSLVKEVTEYFHGNAANEEPHPLRIFIIVRDFLSILDNVCKDVGRMHDRTVIGSARPFRTPTATSLPVFSKYNFQHN